GAATGCCAGGCATAGGACCTCCTTGCTGAGGCTGTGAAGTTAACTGTTGCTGGGGACTGGCTCCTGTGTGCTGGGGCATTGGTGATGGGCCAGGACCTTGTTTCAGCATGTGAGTGTTGGAACCCTGATTGGCCATCATCTGTTGGGCCCCATTTCCTGACTGCACCCCAATTTCTGGGCCACTAGGCCTGTCTTGCTTCAGATGGGTCCCTGCAGAGGTCTCTTCAGATCCAGTTCCTTGAGGACCCTGCCCTACATCAGGATGGGACATTCTTCGTGCAACACCGGCGAGCTGGAAATACAATCATTCAAACAACTAATGAGAAAACGGCAATATTAAGTTAACACAGGCTGCTTTGATTGTGACTCACCTGTGGGTTCACCATCAGGGGCATCCCTCTGGCTTTGTCAGGTGACGGCGGCACCCCACCATGGTTTTGAAGGCTAATCATTACAGGCATGTTTCCTTGCTGAGAGACAGGAAGTCTCTGGACCTCAGGTGGATTTGCTATTCCCCGAGGGGGGAGCTGCCCTCCTGGAGGGACGGACATGCGATTCTTTGTCTGTTCCTGTTGCATcttcagcatcatcatcatctgctgttgttgctgaaaTACAAAATTTGAGGCAAAATTAAACAGTAATAGATACATGCTTAACAATCTAGTTGGTAGCTGATAATCTTAAACAACAGGACTGTAATTAATAAGTAATGAGTAATACCTGCTGTTGTAGGTGTGGCTGTGgagtttgctgctgctgctgctgctgctgcagctgatgAGGGTGCATTTGAGGCTGACCTTGGCCTGAAGTCTGGGGTCCTGTCATTCCCTGCTGACCTTGAGCATTTTGGAGACCTTGCATCTGCATCTGTTGcatttgctgctgttgctgtatctgctgttgttggtgttgttgttgtaattgttgctgctgctgcatttgCTGCTGTTGAATTTGTTGTTGcatttgttgctgctgttgaatttgttgttgcatttgttgctgctgctgtatttgttgttgttgtatttgctgctgctgctgttgttgttgttgttgttgttgctgctgctgctgctgttgttgttgttgttgttgttgttgctgctgctgctgttgctgctgctgctgttgttgttgttgctgctgctgctgttgctgctgctgttgttgttgttgctgctgctgctgctgctgcataaATTGCATTGGCACCTGCTGCAGCACTCTCTGATCTCCAGGTTGGCTGGGAAAGCCTGGGGCAAAGTACaaacagaatttcagatttcaaaattgaacaacataaaaaatttCTACTGCTATTGAATTAGCAAATCATCGTATGACAATTTTGATCAGTGTCCCTTACCTGCTGGTCTGTTGGCAAAATCTGGAAGTTTTGGGCCTTGGTTGTCTAACCCCAAATTTTGTTCACCACCAAGATTTGGGAGTTCTGAATCCTCCATGCCAGCAGCCACGTCAAGACTGcagaggcaaaatggataaaacagaTAACGGTTAACATATTTAATGAAAGTGATTCAATTATCTCTCATGATTCACTGCCAAaatcaaactgttaaaaataaaccaaTTACCCAAGCCCATCTCCTTGCTGTTGTCCCTCTCCCTCTTTGGGCTTCTTCTTTCGTGCAGGTTTCTTCTTTTTGGGTTTGGCCTGATTGCCACCCCCTGGTCCCTGTTTTCCTCCAGGCCCAAACTGACTTGCTGAGATATCACTCTGAAGCAGGTTGACCAGTAGTGGGCTTGTCAATGTAACGTCCTTGTTAACAGGAAAGCCTCCTGGTTGTCCACAGGCTCCTCCCATTTGCATCTGACCTGGAAATTGTGTGTTAAAGTTCATGCCATGACCTGCAAAGTGGCCATTTCCCATCTGCATGTGCTGGGGGCCTTGCATCATGCCTTGCTGCTGTGCCTGCATATCAGGGATCATCTGTTGGACGCCCATGTCGCCTGCTCCACCATTAGGATCTCCCAAAGCGTGTGGGTGTTGTTGAGatgcctgttgttgctgctgttgtaaCATAgcctgttgctgttgtttctgctgctgctgtaactGCTGCTGGTGCAACTGTTGTTGAATAAGAGGATGACCAGCAGGAAGCCTCATCTGTTGCCCATGCATCCCAATAACTTGATTAGGATTCCCAGAAATAGGAACCTGTTGGGACTGTTGATTCATTTGctgatgttgctgctgctgctgttgttgttgttgttgttgttgttgttgttgttgttgttgttgttgttgttgttgctgctgctgctgctgctgctgctgctgatgctgctgctgtagctgtTGCAACTggtgttgttgctgctgctgtagctgctgTTGTTGGAGTTGAGCcatttgctgctgttgttgtggaGTCATTTGCTGTGGGCCAACCTGGCCCTGGAACTGAGCCATGTTTCCAGGAACATTTGGAGAAGGGCCCCGCATCATTTGTCCGGGCATGACCCCAGCTGGAATCTTGGCTCCAAATGCCTGCTTGTTGCCTTGCATCTGGTTGGCAACCATTTGCTCCATCATAGAATTctgttgctgttgctgctgcaggagCATGGCCTGGTGCCCTTGGCCTCCAACCATCTGACCCTGCCCATGCATCACCCCCTGGCCTTGCTGAGGCATCATTTGCTTAGGTGGGGTCATCCCTCCCCTCTGCCCTTGACTTAGGGGCCTTGAGAGGACAGTCTGACCTCCACCCTGGCCTTGAACCTTCTGGCTGGGGGAGGAGGACACGGGCTGGGCCTGATGCTGGAGGCCCATCATTTGGGTCTGGAGGCCAGGCTGTTGCTGTCCCATGCTGGGTCCTGCAGTTGTACCAGGAGGTATAATGGGCATACTCTGTGCACCCATAACATTAGGCTGAGCGTGGGGTGGCCCCTGTATGGAGTTTGCTGCAGAGGATGACGGCTGAGCTCCTAATGTTaaaggagagggaggaaaaaacaACCATGTCAAATAGTTTCCAAATAGGTGATGAACTATgatattttaataaaactgcACTGTAAGACATTTTAGTGAGCTATTCGCAAGACCCAAAAGATTATTTCCCAAACACTTACACTACAACTAAACAATAGTACTAAAATTACAATTtcttgtattttactttattatgtCAAAGTTCCTTAGTTTAACAAACAGACTAAGATTATGTATTGGTTATACTTCATGTAGTTTAAGGGATAAAAGAGAAGCAGTGGTTTAATGTCAGCAGTCATTTAATTCCTGGTGTTCTGCAACCCTTTTTTTAACAAGCTAATATGTATAATtagggatgggaccgatccaatccaatatcggtatcgagTCCAatatggacgtaattaatagatcggatatctgactgacggcgCCAATCCAAGTGACAGATCCAAATCTGtcctacagtttgcggtagaccatgaacgcaccacagtctaacacgagacagtctgtgtgtaactgagctagtattagttaggTATGTTCTTAACAGTATAATTACCTAGTCGATTAAACGTAAATCTAAATTTAGAATAGTCACAattagtctaaagatgagacaacacaaagaagagtgggctcgacgttagcctgataataTTCTCTACAGCGTGACTAACATTGAAAGCTAGCACCGCCCGCCTtctttcctctttgcagattaatatcgtgtgttgatatttggcctctatTCACTTCGGGTGATCGTGTTAGTCATATGTGAGCTTAAacctcgacagcccacatatcattttatttccatttactactttgaaAAACTGTGGTACCGCGGTCTTCCTACTATATGCTAACAGCTTAGCCACCGCCGAGCTTCTCATTGTTTATATGtggtgaagggtcagagaggaaggctgtggccattaactgaagctacagcggtctctagtggAGAGAGGTTtattaaagagcattatagacagggatttcaagcccgtgttcataaaaaatgataggtaactGTTGTTTATAACTAAcactcagttttgttttttggctaatgttgatatttattttttagtggtagttcaaataaatgtgtttggaatacatttaaattcagtccatttttgttttttattttctttttaataggaggagctgggtggtttactacagcctcatgtaacctcacacattacaccaacaacaataataattgttaaaaaaaacatatatcgGAATCAGTATTGGTATCTGCACATATTTATCGGAATCGGACTGgaactgaaaaaagtggatGGTTGCATCACTATGTATAATATTTAAGAAGGcatattatttcatttataaaatcatgttttgatTTCCAAATTTAAAGGATCTTTGCCAAAAGATCACAACCATCAGTAGTGTTGTACAAACTTTACCTGTGTGAGTAATTGCTTGGCTGTTCTGTAACTGTTGATTGGCTCCTCCACCTGGGGTTCCAGGAGTGCTTGCACTCACCTGGCCTTGGACAAAGTTTGGGCCTGGAAAGCCCATAGGACGCTTTTGCATGCCTGTAATCGACAATATTTGTGTTGATTTATCTTTTAACAAGGTTTTTTGTAAGGTAAAATGACATGCGTCTTTACTTGACCGTGaccaaaatgtgtctttttcttcttttcttttcttacttTAGTCAAACAAGAAGTGATAACAGTGATAACTTAAACCCACCTGGGTGAACTTGAGAACCAGCCTGTCCATGCTGGGGCATTCCCATGAATCCCTGTTGCAGGTTACCCTGCTGGCCAAGGGCTGCTCTTCCTGGAGATCCAACACCCTGGGGAAAACCCTGCGGAGTTGTGGGTCTCTGAGCCATCATGGGAGGAGTCCCTGGTGAACCCTGCTGAAAAGGAGATGATGAGGAACCAGGGGACTTGGCAGTGAGGTTGCCCTGGGGCCCAGAAGTTGGTGGAAGAGGTGGAGGAACTCTTGGCTGTCCTGCAACTCCAACAGGGCCAGGCTGTGGGCCTTTAGGCTGGGGGGTGGCGAACTGACCCACCCCTgcctgctgttgctgctgtaacTGCCCCTGACCCATGGTGTTGAATACCTGCCCTGCTTGCTGGCTGCCATATGGGTAAGGAGGTGGTGGGTGGCTGGGAGTTTGAACTGTAGAAAGGGAAGGTGGGCGTTGAACAATTTGGCCTTGTGGTGGAGGCTTTCTCCAGGTAGGGCCTCCTTGGGCAGCTTGTTGCTGGAGGACCCCAGGAGGTAACTGGTTCCAGCCAGGAGGCACGGCCATCTGGCCTGATGGGTTGAAAGGAGGTCGAGGTCCAAGCTGGGAAAGCTGTGCTTGTTGCTGGGcctgttgttgttgatgatgctGCTGTTGTAGTTGTTGCAGAGCTGCTGGGTTGAGTGGTCTCCCAGCTTGCAGAGCCTGCATGTGATGGGCTGCCTGAGGAGGCATTGGGCCAGCCCCGTGAGGACCAGCTTGTTGGTGCTGAAGTTGCTGTTGCTGCTGAGCTGACATACCTGGCATCATTGGCTCCATCACATCTGAGAGCAGAAACACTTTTGGCATTAGTTACTGTTCAAATGCAACAATAGGAaattataacatttaaaattagacatttaagaaataaaagatcTGAACCCGTTTGTGAAGGTGGTCTGGGAACACGAGGATGCATCTGTCCACTGCTCCCTGGTACCATAGCCTGACCTGGCATACTAGGTCCGGGAGGAACCATTGACGGGTTAGGCATCCTTACTCCTCCTATGGAAATATAAACATAACATATTTTAAGGGTAAAAAAGGATTGTTATATATTATAGTACTCAAGTAACAAGAGCACTgaaaaaacaggtcaaaaaatGGGTAGATACTGAACAGCAGCAATGCAGCAAATTAATGATAAACTAATAGTTGGACAAGGCTTACCAGGGAAGCCAACATCCATTCTTATTTGGCCAGGTGCTCCAATTGGTCCATTCACTCTGACCTCTTGTCCTCTATTTGGTCCCACAGCTACGTTGATGGCCCCTTCCCCTGGAAAGCAGTAGAGAAAGCATTTAAAACCAGCAATCACTACATACAGTCTAATTGGATAACAATATCTTAATATTATTTTGAGAGAGACTGGCTTGAAGTTTATTCTAATACCTTCAATCTGCACTGAGAGAATCCCCAGgtctctgagctgctgctggTTGTTCTGGGCCAACAATCTGAGTCGCTCAGCAGCATCCCGAGGAATGTTGAAGGTAACCCGCACACTGTTCCATGGTTCCACATGCCGTGGCTGTAGCCGATCAGGACCTAGAAGTATAGCAATGAACAGGTACAAGATCCAGTTACTGTGTATACTTAGTAAAACTTTCCAAAAGTATatagttacaaaaacaaaaagaaagactttgagaaaaaaaaaaaaaaacttggaatcAACATTTGCAgtgatattcttttttttataacaagGGAAACAAGCAAATGTGCCTCTAAAAAAGTTAACTCTCTATTAGCAAATATATGCTGTCATATTCACACTTAAGCCTTAgttgtctttgttttatcaagtcaaaaaaaaaacaacatcttgTGACTTCAATGTTGCACGTAAGGTAATGAACAATGCAAGATCTAAAATGCTGTTGTGGTTCTAGTGAACAGTAGGTGGCATACAGCAGGTACCAGTACTGAGCAGCTCCAATCTGTCCATCAGCATTTGTGAAAATCCAgatttaattgtgttttttaaaccataatAAAAAAAGGTTCGAAAATGCACTTACCCATATCAAGCATGTTTGGTATTCCACTGAGGATAGTTTCCAGTTTTTTTGTGAAGTCCTCATCCTCCATATTCCcttgaaaagcaacaaaaactgtaaaatcttccccctctctgctgttttcttctgtgGCATCTTGCTTGTCGATTTTCTCCTCTTCGGTTTCCATGCCTTCATGACATCTTTCAGCATCCTCCCCTGCATCCTCCCCAACACCCGAGTCCCTGTCGGAATCGTTGTCAGGTTCCGGGTATTCCGTCCTCTGGGACGGCTGGGGTGGGATACGTCGAGATGCCATTCTCCCCTTTAACTAGGAGTGGCGTTTGAATCGTGTTATGCTGAAATTACAAAAGGAGGTAAAGGGATCATTTGGTTATTTCTTAAAACATCCATTGTCACGGCATTGAAGTAACAGAGACTCAAATACAAAATCAGTATTGTTGAAGTAAAAATTGCTGATGAAGGTGAATGGTTAGTTACAACTCTCACATGGTTAGATGGACGCTTATTGTGAGGAAATACTAAAGAAATACAACACTGTATTGTATTAACCCACGTCAAATAAATATAGACATTACGTAAACTGAAACGTTAACAACACACCTGTACCTTCGTCATAACACTATGGCTGATGATGCTATCCTTGACGGGGCAGACGTAAAACGATGACAAAAGCTACATGGAAGCTGAATATGAGaacttttgcatgttttataaaatcaaagatTGTGGgaataaatgcatttattttcatgacCGATAGACCGCCTGTTTAACATGATCGGCCCTGCAATAGCACGGGCCTCAGCGCAAACGGAAGCCACACGACGATTTCACGTTCGGTTAGGAGAACATATATTCACAGAGCCCATTGTGCATTTTCACGTCGACATTAATTTCCCAAACACGTCGGATTCGTGTTTTTTGCCGGTCCCACTGAACCGACAGGATGAATAGAAACGTCAGGGCGGATTCTTTGAGGTGTCCCGAAAGCTCAGGTTAGCAAAcgttagctacgttagctttgtAGCACTACAGTAAACGTAACACGACTGCATTTGCACGCTAGAAGCTAACAAATTCATCTGATTTAACATGCTATAGACCTCTTGACTAAAGTAACGTTTAATAACGCAACAGCAAGCAAAAGCCTTACCACATATATTCATCTGAAGATGAGTTCAACCAGTCGATATCTGCTAGCCGGATTAGCTAACAAAACATGAATCACAGGCAAGTTAGAAGAAGCGATATCAAGCTAGCAGAAACAACATACTGCTTCCGGTGTCGACAAAGACGTGCCGTCCATCTGAATCCAGTACAGAATATCTGACacatttgtacatttatttCAAACGACACCTTTTTAAAACCtaagttttcatgttttcatcacAATATCGCACATTTTAATGCGTAAGGTTTTACTTGGGAAAGCCGAGTTTCAGCTTTCTTGAAGGAATTCAATTCAAAGTTCTTAAAAGTCACTTCATAACATCTAACTGGTAGCGTCTTCATATAAATGTGACTCATTACTCGTAGCTAAAAATACATAAGctttttgaatttgaatagTAAATCAGCAGTCTTGATGTCATGTCACCTTTTAtttaggacagtggttctcagctggtctaacCTTTGGGCCTGCCGCAGGTTCCATAATGCCAAATCATGGCCCAAATATTGATGTATTTGTCACTAAACTAGATTTATTTAATAGAGATGGTGCTGTTGTTTGGACCCCAGATAGAAATGTGACAGAGCAAAACGACCAAAGAAAATATGACGTGTAATATAAAGAATAACATTCCCCAGAAAGTATCATAGaagagaacattttttatttcctcGCTGCCACCAAGAACAAAATTATTTGAAAGACTCTTAGACAGGTTCATGACCCgctgaaaacagctccatgtcctgacccaccagctgagaaccactgatttaggcAAAGACTCTGAAAAAAGCAAACTTGCTTACTGAACCTTCAGAGGGTTAGGTACAGCAAATACACAAATGTATGGATGAACAAGTGAAATAAACTTGCAGCAGTGTGAGGATGTGTGcagacattttaattcattGGTTTGGATGGCATTTATTTAAACTAAAGTCAAACAAATgcacataaaatcaaacatcaagTGTTGTGCAAATGTGTGCCTTAAGGCTTGTACTCTATTGTACAGGAAACAAGCATCAACAGTCATATTGCACGAGTGCCCAACAGAGacaataaagttaaaaacatgcttGATCAATCAGCACTGGACATCATTAAATTAGTTGCTTAACGGCATCAAAGTAGGTTGATGGTTTGAACTTCAAATATGCAAATCGAAATAattaaacaaatacacaaaaataaacataaaagcCTTGCCTCCAATGTGCTTATAGAATGCATGTTGTTACAACGGTTGAAAAAATGCATACAGCCCAACAAATATTATACAAAAATTGACAGATTACATTCAATCTATCTGTAAAGAATCTGACCATtccagatgtaaacaaaaaattCCCTGGTCTGTACAAAAAAGCAAGTCACAAGCTTTAAGTGACAACAAATGATGTAAGAGATAGCATTTCTCCAATTTTTTACTCAAGTagataataaaaacagtttttcaactAATTCTCTTGCTTACGGGATTCTACTGAGACGTGGGAATTACTGTTTTCTGTATGATTTACTTTGCGTTAGTCTAGACATGGTCCTAAAGAGCCTTTGATCATTTGCAACAGTTAAAATTGCAGACTTCACTTAACACCTAAACACAGTTACACACCATTAAAAGAGCAGGAGGGTAAATGGCTTAGCCTCTGAGTTCTGTTTTAAATAGTGTAGTTGAGGTGTGACAGTGCAAGGCTTTCTCACAAGTTTGAACAATTCCAAAGAGAAAGGACAAATACACTCAGGTCCATACATGTGTTGCAAATGGTGATTTCCTGGTGCGCCATGATTAGTTCCTTCATGTATGCCCATTTATATGCAAGATATAATTTTTCATTAATGCCATTCCAAGACACAATCCCTGATCCCACATTAATAAGGTATTTAGAGCTCAGCATCTATTCAGTGCCTCACAGGCCAGAAACTTGCAAGCACTCTGTGTTGTAAAATAGCTTAAATAGCCATTTCACTTTCCATCTCTCTGTCACAACCAAAAGAATACACTCTAAAACACTAATTAATTAAAGTCTCTTGGTGAAGCTGGAATTCATCTGACACAAAATTATAAACATACTTAACATCTCTGTGCCCTTCCCTCTGTATTATAGGCCATTAAGGGATTGATATCTACACTATCTAAATGGGCACTGAATGTCTTTTAGGCTGTGAGTGAAGGCATACCAGCATTGGATGTTAGAGGGTAATCCTCtgtatgtttctgtgttttaacaaataaaaaaatgaggaTCCATATCAAAAAAGCTCAGTGACAGTCAAATAACCATACTTCTTTAGCTTATGGTAGTGCCTTAGTTGAAGTGCAGCTTCCTACACCCTCACTATCCACCAATCCTATAGATTAACCTACTACATCTTCATAATGTCTAAGTAGCGTGGGGACTGGGGAAACACTAGGGTGGGTTGGACATATTGAGCGCAGAGGCATCAGCACTTCGAGGGTCCTTCACTCCAATGATTAAGTCATTGGTTCTGCGAGTGCCTTCAACCAATGAGAGAACCTCTACCCTCTCAACCTTGTGTCCTTTGGTCTGCAGCAGCTCGACATCTTCATCTGAGAACTCAGCTGTAGCGGAGAGAGAGATAATAGCAGGGAGAAGAAGGATCTGAGATTAGTGAGGAGAATAGACTCTGGAAAACTGTCAAACTGAATATTAAATTTACTGAAACATTCAAATGTAATGAGAATCTGGACAAGATTTAATTAAGAGgtatgcaacaaaaatgggcTTGGATAGTatgtttttgaagcattttcagTCATGCAGTTCAAACAATATCACATACAAACCCAAGCATACATCTGGTAACCTTCTCCTTAGTGTataaagccatttttttaattacagtttAATTTAACCAAGATCTCAATCATACTGATTAGTACTCCATTTCAAAGCCTTATGCTGATTCTAAAGAAATTTACCAATCAAATGTTCCAATCATTCTCCCTGACTCCCTACTTGTGTTTTATGCTAATGCACCAAactgctgctgtcaaagctcaaccccctccaccccagcctcctcctttatagcccTCTCATTTTCAggttcatgctactatggattaattatTTTGAACCAATGTTATTGTATTCAGTTGTTGCATtgccataaatgtatctatccattcGGGGGTTTCTAGCCGACCAGAGTGTTCCCAAATGAATTAAATGATTGCAGGAATTTACCCAACTTGGATAATATGAAGCtttaaatatatgtttattttctgtctggCTACGTTTACTTTAAAGAGACATATTAGCCCTGCTGTTGGTTAGCAATTACGGCACTTTCTTTTCATGCGTTTCACATGCAGTTTTCAAAATAGTGCATCAAATGTGGTAAATTTATCCccaaaaagttttgaaaacatGAATGCAGAATAATCAGTGCAGTGGGAAACACTGCactgttgtttaataaatttAACCCAATCTCTCACTTCCCCACACATGTGAAGATGCACATGCTTCGAAGAGAATCCTAAATACCTCTTCAGGTCACACCAATTTGTAAGGAAAAAACTGCCTAATtcagtgtgttttgtgtgtaaaATTACTAGGTCTGTATGTTTGAGAGAGAAATAGACCACAGTAAATAATTGGGCTGCTGGTAGAAATGGCATAAACTAGCAGGCTGTATGCTGTATTTGTAGACTTTACCAGATGTAATTATCAAGTTTGTTTGATTTCTGAAGTAGATCTCTGCAAGATAGTATAACTAAATTCCCATCTAGTAATCTTGCTCAAATTAGTATGCAATTATTTGTTTTCAATGTCAAAAGTTCAGAAAGGTACCAAAAGAACTGACATGTACTATCCATTTTTTTTGGACAAACTTCTGTTGGTGTTCCAAGAATATTTATCTGACCCTAAAGAGAAGAGCTAAACTTACTGCAGTCTGTTGATTGTTCAAATGAATCTTCACTTTAATGAGAGAATAATGACTTAACAAATTAGTGATGGGGTGTTGAAAATGAGAAGGTCTTCAGAGCCAGATCTTTTCTGTAAACAACAGAAGTCATTTTGTTTCCTTAGATTGATTTTAGTGGTTGTCAAATAGACATAAACCCTCCAAAATGGCACCAAATAAAGAGCAGTTTCAAAGCTGAAAGACTGGCTCTTAAACTGAGCGGTCAACTCATCCAATCACTTAACAGAGTCAGATTACTGTGAGCAAGGCTTCATGGACATTGGCTTTGCAAATGCAAGGAAGATCAAGATCAAACTGTGGCACTTCGTAGAAACACATATTGTTGCGTATGCATTTCTTTGTatgcattgattctgcttaaaACCAAGACTGTAGACACAGGATGGGAAAGACAATGGCCAAACTTGAAGTCTTAAGAACTGCTGATCCATATCAGGAACTTATTTTCCATAACGGAGGTCTAGTACTGAAACATGGCCAGTAAAAATGTTTCCTTATTAGACTGCAAGAAAATCtagaaaaaaggtttttttgaCCTACTACTCTTCTACACATCTTATGTCTATACATTCtgttttagaataaaaatatttccataaaaagtcattttcacTTGAAGATTCTTTGTTAAAGCAAATGAGATAAGAAAGGCTTTTTCACTTTACCAgctctgttaaaaaaagaatactTTGCTTTCCTATGTACAATGTACAGTGAAAACACATAATTGACTAAGTGTAAATAAGCTCAAGGGTGCATTACCAAGATGCTTATTGTTtgataaaatcagaaaagaCAACAGTTGAAGCACAGCTGTCATAGTTTTTGTATGAACTGTAAAACTTACAGTCTACCAGAAGGGTGTCAGGCTGTAGCTGCGGGTGGAGTCTCCCAAATGTTAAGCTGTCGCTCATATTTTTCCGAGAGGACAGAACATTCATAAGCACCtgag
This window of the Cheilinus undulatus linkage group 11, ASM1832078v1, whole genome shotgun sequence genome carries:
- the ncoa6 gene encoding nuclear receptor coactivator 6; this encodes MASRRIPPQPSQRTEYPEPDNDSDRDSGVGEDAGEDAERCHEGMETEEEKIDKQDATEENSREGEDFTVFVAFQGNMEDEDFTKKLETILSGIPNMLDMGPDRLQPRHVEPWNSVRVTFNIPRDAAERLRLLAQNNQQQLRDLGILSVQIEGEGAINVAVGPNRGQEVRVNGPIGAPGQIRMDVGFPGGVRMPNPSMVPPGPSMPGQAMVPGSSGQMHPRVPRPPSQTDVMEPMMPGMSAQQQQQLQHQQAGPHGAGPMPPQAAHHMQALQAGRPLNPAALQQLQQQHHQQQQAQQQAQLSQLGPRPPFNPSGQMAVPPGWNQLPPGVLQQQAAQGGPTWRKPPPQGQIVQRPPSLSTVQTPSHPPPPYPYGSQQAGQVFNTMGQGQLQQQQQAGVGQFATPQPKGPQPGPVGVAGQPRVPPPLPPTSGPQGNLTAKSPGSSSSPFQQGSPGTPPMMAQRPTTPQGFPQGVGSPGRAALGQQGNLQQGFMGMPQHGQAGSQVHPGAQPSSSAANSIQGPPHAQPNVMGAQSMPIIPPGTTAGPSMGQQQPGLQTQMMGLQHQAQPVSSSPSQKVQGQGGGQTVLSRPLSQGQRGGMTPPKQMMPQQGQGVMHGQGQMVGGQGHQAMLLQQQQQQNSMMEQMVANQMQGNKQAFGAKIPAGVMPGQMMRGPSPNVPGNMAQFQGQVGPQQMTPQQQQQMAQLQQQQLQQQQQHQLQQLQQQHQQQQQQQQQQQQQQQQQQQQQQQQQQQQQQQQHQQMNQQSQQVPISGNPNQVIGMHGQQMRLPAGHPLIQQQLHQQQLQQQQKQQQQAMLQQQQQQASQQHPHALGDPNGGAGDMGVQQMIPDMQAQQQGMMQGPQHMQMGNGHFAGHGMNFNTQFPGQMQMGGACGQPGGFPVNKDVTLTSPLLVNLLQSDISASQFGPGGKQGPGGGNQAKPKKKKPARKKKPKEGEGQQQGDGLGLDVAAGMEDSELPNLGGEQNLGLDNQGPKLPDFANRPAGFPSQPGDQRVLQQVPMQFMQQQQQQQQQQQQQQQQQQQQQQQQQQQQQQQQQQQQQQQQ